One Oceanicoccus sagamiensis genomic region harbors:
- a CDS encoding cation/multidrug efflux pump, translated as MAYTLLAGIIIVVALFIVLAAGRLLFKGRWFLGWLRGMSGLLLVVASVLLALAAFDFYSYKQLSKEETIATISFARLDEQRFQVSLVDSDGVERSYELNGDLWQLDARIIKWNRFFAGMGMQPGYRMDRLSGRYYSLEKEHSEQRTVYQLSNSKSVLDMWSWLHEYGQNMSVVDASYGSATYLPMDDGALFSVSLSSTGLVSRPLNERAKEAVEGWQ; from the coding sequence ATGGCCTATACCCTATTGGCTGGCATTATTATTGTTGTCGCACTATTTATCGTCTTAGCGGCGGGGCGCCTATTATTTAAAGGGCGTTGGTTTTTAGGCTGGCTTCGGGGCATGTCGGGTCTACTGCTGGTGGTCGCTTCAGTGCTGTTGGCATTGGCAGCATTTGATTTTTACAGTTATAAACAGCTCAGCAAAGAAGAGACCATAGCGACTATCAGCTTTGCCAGGCTGGATGAGCAGCGCTTCCAGGTGTCGCTGGTTGATAGTGATGGGGTAGAGCGCAGCTATGAGCTTAATGGTGATCTGTGGCAGCTTGATGCGCGGATTATTAAATGGAACCGCTTTTTTGCCGGTATGGGAATGCAGCCGGGTTATCGTATGGACCGCTTAAGTGGCCGCTATTATTCGCTGGAAAAAGAGCATAGCGAACAGCGTACGGTCTACCAGTTAAGCAATAGTAAAAGTGTGCTCGATATGTGGTCGTGGTTGCATGAATATGGTCAAAATATGTCCGTAGTGGATGCCTCCTATGGCAGTGCGACATATCTGCCGATGGATGACGGTGCTTTATTTTCCGTCAGTCTGTCCAGTACCGGTCTGGTCAGTCGGCCACTCAATGAGCGCGCCAAAGAAGCCGTCGAAGGCTGGCAATAA
- the dnaQ gene encoding DNA polymerase III subunit epsilon, translated as MRQVVLDTETTGLEPSQGHRIIEIGCVELVDRKLTGRHYHQYINPEREVEAGAIEVHGITNEYLADKPLFEQIVQDFVAFIDGAELVIHNAPFDVGFIDHEFKLLQSKSPGKVADYCSVVDSLVMARQKHPGQRNSLDALCSRYEVDNSARDLHGALLDAEILADVYLFMTGGQTNLLLAGEDSQEGGAADTSIRRVAAGRPALKIITADSEELAAHEVRLQEIDKASDGNNRWR; from the coding sequence GTGAGACAAGTAGTACTTGATACAGAAACCACCGGTCTGGAGCCCTCGCAGGGGCACCGGATTATTGAGATTGGCTGCGTTGAGTTAGTCGACCGTAAACTGACCGGGCGACACTACCATCAATATATTAATCCCGAGCGTGAAGTTGAGGCTGGGGCGATTGAAGTCCACGGCATTACCAATGAGTACCTGGCGGACAAGCCGCTGTTTGAGCAGATTGTGCAGGACTTTGTGGCCTTTATAGATGGCGCAGAATTAGTCATTCATAACGCACCCTTTGATGTGGGTTTTATCGATCATGAGTTTAAATTGCTGCAAAGTAAAAGTCCGGGCAAAGTAGCAGACTATTGCTCCGTGGTGGACTCGCTGGTTATGGCCCGGCAAAAACATCCCGGTCAGCGTAATAGTCTCGATGCGCTGTGCTCACGCTATGAGGTCGATAACTCTGCCCGTGATTTACACGGTGCATTACTGGATGCCGAGATACTGGCTGACGTCTATCTGTTTATGACCGGCGGTCAAACCAATTTATTGCTGGCCGGTGAAGATTCACAGGAAGGTGGTGCTGCGGATACCTCGATCAGGCGTGTGGCGGCAGGGCGTCCAGCCTTAAAAATAATTACCGCAGATAGTGAAGAGTTGGCGGCGCATGAAGTGCGCTTGCAGGAGATTGATAAAGCGAGTGATGGGAATAATCGTTGGCGTTAA
- the rnhA gene encoding ribonuclease HI, producing the protein MKQIEIFTDGACRGNPGPGGWGALIRLKGQPSTEKSLCGGAQNTTNNKMELQAAIEGLKALKEPCEVTLYTDSKYVLQGITEWLKGWKAKGWKTAAKKPVKNVEYWQALDEQVARHKISWQWVKGHSGHRENEIADQLANQGCDQL; encoded by the coding sequence TTGAAACAGATTGAAATTTTTACCGACGGCGCCTGTCGCGGTAACCCGGGCCCCGGTGGATGGGGGGCATTAATCCGTTTAAAAGGTCAGCCCTCTACTGAGAAGAGTCTCTGTGGTGGCGCCCAAAATACCACCAATAATAAGATGGAATTACAGGCAGCTATCGAGGGCTTAAAAGCCCTGAAAGAACCCTGTGAAGTGACACTCTATACCGATTCCAAATATGTCTTACAAGGTATTACTGAGTGGTTAAAAGGCTGGAAGGCCAAGGGGTGGAAAACCGCGGCTAAAAAGCCGGTTAAAAACGTCGAGTACTGGCAGGCATTGGATGAGCAGGTAGCTCGCCATAAGATCAGCTGGCAGTGGGTTAAGGGCCATAGTGGCCACCGTGAAAATGAAATTGCCGACCAGTTGGCCAACCAGGGTTGCGATCAACTGTAA
- a CDS encoding class I SAM-dependent methyltransferase, whose protein sequence is MKDFLNRFKRQPDTEQLLPLLESWFDGEAGQLMLQRQREHIDEALASSFGYHLLQLSVDSRVQLFEHCRVQNKYPCHPLGNGSARCDFEQLPFASESLDVVLLHHVQEYVSTPHALLREIQRVVIPHGHVIILGFNPWSPLGLYGQFARLLPHSIWQNHSISPRRIKDWLSLLGFETQSCHFGYHNPAVLERSDKLMLKRLLKQWPLGNFYMISAIKEEAGMTPIKPSWKKAAKPFAGLSPVKPGVTHSAAHKPVNKNKA, encoded by the coding sequence GTGAAGGATTTTTTAAACCGTTTTAAAAGGCAGCCTGATACCGAGCAGTTATTACCGCTGCTGGAAAGCTGGTTTGATGGCGAGGCGGGCCAGCTGATGCTGCAACGACAACGTGAGCATATTGATGAAGCCCTGGCTAGCAGCTTTGGTTATCACCTGTTACAGCTAAGCGTGGATTCCCGTGTGCAACTCTTTGAGCACTGTCGGGTGCAGAATAAATACCCTTGCCACCCGCTGGGCAATGGCAGTGCCCGCTGCGACTTTGAACAGCTGCCTTTTGCCAGTGAAAGTCTGGATGTTGTCTTGCTGCATCATGTGCAGGAATATGTCAGCACCCCCCACGCCTTATTGCGCGAGATACAGCGGGTGGTTATTCCTCACGGCCATGTCATTATTCTGGGTTTTAACCCCTGGTCACCGCTGGGGCTATATGGCCAGTTTGCTCGTTTATTGCCCCATTCTATCTGGCAGAATCACAGTATTAGCCCGCGCCGAATCAAAGATTGGTTAAGTCTGTTGGGTTTTGAAACACAGTCCTGTCATTTCGGTTATCATAACCCCGCCGTGTTGGAGCGCAGTGATAAGCTGATGCTAAAGCGGTTGTTAAAACAATGGCCGCTAGGTAATTTTTATATGATCTCGGCGATCAAAGAAGAGGCGGGTATGACACCGATAAAGCCGTCCTGGAAAAAAGCCGCTAAGCCCTTTGCCGGTTTGTCTCCAGTAAAGCCTGGGGTGACTCACAGTGCTGCGCATAAGCCAGTCAATAAGAACAAAGCATAA
- the gloB gene encoding hydroxyacylglutathione hydrolase — MILVKPIPAFDDNYIWCLYDDVSHQAAVVDPGDAKVVIAALEAMNLELAALLITHHHFDHTGGINTLLALGDIPVYGPHSENIPQITQRLSHGETLSLLGLEFTTLEIPGHTLDHIALYSEQAEGGPILFCGDTLFAGGCGRVFEGNPGMMLASLNKLAALPANTRVYCAHEYTLANLAFAKAVEPGNPALLARITSDSQLRQQNRPTLPSTVAMELATNPFLRCDQPEVAASAAQQSEQACTDTTAVFAAIRGWKDNF; from the coding sequence ATGATCCTTGTAAAACCTATTCCAGCCTTTGACGATAATTATATCTGGTGCCTCTATGACGATGTCAGCCATCAAGCCGCCGTCGTTGACCCCGGCGATGCCAAGGTCGTTATTGCCGCATTGGAGGCAATGAATCTTGAGCTGGCCGCCCTATTGATTACCCACCACCATTTTGACCATACCGGCGGTATTAATACGTTATTAGCTCTGGGGGATATACCCGTTTACGGCCCCCACAGTGAGAATATTCCACAAATAACGCAACGGCTTAGTCACGGTGAAACGCTCTCACTATTGGGGCTTGAATTTACCACGCTGGAAATTCCCGGCCATACCCTTGACCATATTGCCCTTTATTCTGAGCAGGCCGAAGGCGGCCCCATCCTGTTTTGTGGTGACACCTTATTTGCTGGTGGCTGTGGACGTGTCTTTGAGGGCAACCCCGGCATGATGCTGGCGTCGCTCAATAAACTGGCGGCACTACCCGCCAACACCCGAGTCTACTGTGCCCATGAATATACCCTGGCTAATCTGGCCTTTGCCAAAGCAGTAGAGCCCGGCAACCCGGCATTGCTGGCCCGCATCACCAGCGATAGCCAGCTAAGACAGCAAAATAGACCGACACTGCCTTCTACCGTTGCTATGGAATTGGCTACCAACCCTTTTCTGCGCTGCGACCAGCCCGAAGTTGCTGCCAGTGCTGCACAGCAGAGTGAACAAGCCTGCACGGACACAACGGCTGTTTTTGCCGCTATTCGCGGCTGGAAGGATAATTTCTAG
- a CDS encoding LysM peptidoglycan-binding domain-containing protein: MNTSIINNLKDIIKVISMVLLTACQSLQPEPATPTPPEAIVIDHETASELIDQNPWEYFTDYGSPYTCLYSETESSANEPLWATPPTVWTRIRLGFQMDYAIQQKRLDAEFNWYQRNPAYMARVSERSRRYIYHVTERLEQEGLPLELALLPIVESAYDPFAYSHGRASGMWQFIPGTGKMFKLEQTWWYDGRRDIIDSTEAAIQYLDKLNKYYEGDWLLALAAYNAGQGNVNKAIRKNKKRGKATDFWSLDLPRETRSYVPKLLALAKLVDNPQRYGCTLFPVPNSPYFAQVDTQSQIDLAQAATMAGIDINELYRLNPGFNRWATSPKGPHRLLVPMANAKLFQQQIAQLPPEQRLHWQRYTVKNGDSLLLLAKRFNTGVDTIKSINNIHGNMIRAGQSLMIPTASKDGKHYALSAEQRLATIHKKRTGGSNSQQIFHTVKNGDSLWTIARRYDVTVKKLAHWNGIAPRDMLKPGQKLSLWIKKPVKAQASGQRDAIVRKVGYKVRNGDSLARIANKFNVRVNDIVKWNAVNPKKYLQPGQRLTLYVDVTNGVN; the protein is encoded by the coding sequence ATGAATACAAGTATTATCAACAATTTAAAAGATATTATTAAAGTAATATCTATGGTATTGCTGACGGCTTGCCAAAGCCTCCAACCTGAGCCAGCCACGCCAACGCCCCCCGAAGCGATAGTGATTGACCACGAAACGGCCAGCGAACTGATCGACCAGAACCCCTGGGAGTATTTTACCGATTACGGCTCACCTTATACCTGCCTGTACAGCGAAACAGAATCCAGTGCCAATGAACCGCTTTGGGCAACACCGCCCACCGTCTGGACACGTATCAGACTGGGTTTTCAAATGGATTACGCTATCCAGCAAAAGCGATTGGACGCAGAATTTAACTGGTACCAGCGCAACCCCGCTTATATGGCCAGAGTTAGCGAGCGTTCAAGACGCTATATTTACCATGTGACTGAGCGACTGGAGCAAGAGGGCCTGCCACTGGAACTGGCCCTGCTCCCTATTGTAGAAAGCGCCTATGATCCCTTTGCCTACTCCCATGGCCGCGCTTCCGGTATGTGGCAGTTTATCCCCGGCACCGGCAAGATGTTCAAGCTGGAGCAAACCTGGTGGTACGACGGGCGCAGGGATATTATCGATTCCACCGAAGCCGCCATCCAATATCTGGATAAGCTCAATAAGTATTATGAGGGTGACTGGCTATTAGCTCTGGCCGCTTATAATGCCGGACAAGGCAATGTGAATAAGGCCATCCGTAAAAACAAAAAGCGCGGCAAAGCCACTGATTTCTGGTCTTTGGACCTGCCCCGAGAAACCCGCAGCTATGTGCCCAAATTACTGGCACTGGCAAAACTGGTCGACAATCCCCAGCGCTATGGCTGTACCCTATTCCCTGTGCCCAATAGCCCTTACTTTGCCCAAGTAGACACTCAGTCCCAAATCGATCTGGCCCAGGCAGCCACTATGGCCGGTATCGATATCAATGAATTGTACCGACTTAACCCTGGCTTTAATCGCTGGGCCACCTCACCCAAGGGGCCCCACCGCTTATTAGTCCCCATGGCAAACGCCAAGCTATTCCAACAGCAAATTGCCCAGCTTCCCCCTGAGCAAAGACTGCATTGGCAGCGTTATACGGTAAAAAACGGTGACTCCTTGTTATTACTCGCCAAGCGCTTCAATACCGGTGTCGATACAATTAAGTCGATTAATAACATCCACGGCAATATGATACGTGCCGGTCAGTCGCTGATGATTCCGACAGCGTCAAAGGATGGCAAACACTACGCCCTCAGTGCCGAGCAGCGGCTTGCCACGATTCATAAAAAACGCACCGGCGGCAGTAATAGCCAGCAAATTTTTCATACGGTGAAAAACGGCGACAGCTTATGGACCATCGCCCGCCGCTATGATGTGACGGTAAAAAAACTGGCCCACTGGAACGGTATCGCCCCCAGAGATATGCTTAAACCCGGTCAGAAATTAAGTCTATGGATTAAAAAGCCAGTTAAAGCTCAGGCCTCGGGCCAGCGGGATGCCATTGTCAGAAAGGTGGGTTATAAGGTTCGCAATGGCGATTCACTGGCTCGTATTGCCAATAAATTTAATGTCAGGGTGAATGATATTGTGAAATGGAATGCGGTTAACCCAAAA